The genomic DNA GCCGAGTGCCCACTTCAGGCCGCTCCACAGCAGCTCCGGCGAGACGTGGAACTTGAACACCACGGCGCTGAAGTTGCTGCCGATCGTCGATACGCTGTAGCCGTTGAACAGCAGCCACGCCACCGCGCAGCCCAGCAGGCCACCCAGCAGGGCCAGCAGCATCGTTTCCAGCATCACGGCGGTCACCACAGGCAGGCCGCGGAAACCGATCGCGCGCATGGTGGCGATCTCGCGGGCGCGCGTGGCGACAGCGGCATACATGGTGTTCAGCGCGCCGAACACCGCACCGATGGCCATGATCGTGCCGATCACCTTGCCCAGGATGTTGATCAGGGTGGTCAGGCCGCCGCCCTGCTTGCTGTAGTAGACCCGGGTGGTTTCCACGTCGAGCTTCAGCCGGGGATCGCCGGCGACCGCTGCCTTGAACTGTTCGAAACCGGGCTTGCCGTCGGTGCGCACCGTCACCGACTGCAGGGCACTCCGCTGGTAGGTGGTGGCCAGCGTATCGACGTCGGTCCACAGCTCCGAATCGTGCGCATCGCCGGAGGCGAACACGCCCACCACTGTCCACGTCTGGTTGCCCAGGTTCAGCGTGCTGCCCACGTCCATGTCGCGGAACTGGGTCTTCGCCCCTTGGCCGACCACCATCTCGCGCTTGCCGCTGGCGAACTTGCGGCCCTCGATGATGCGCACCTTGTCGTGCACCGCCCAGGCCATGTCGCCCACCCCGCGGAACTGCGCGTTGACATCGGTGCCGTCGGACTTCGATACCAGGTTGACCACCTGTGACAGCTCCGGCGACAACAGGGCGCGTCCCTTGTCGTCCCGCGCTACGCCGGGCAGGGTCGACAGCAGCGGTACCTGCGTGCGGGTGATCACCGAGTTGGTCTCTGCCTGCGAGCCGCCACGCAGCACGATGGCGGTGGTGTCATCGCCGGTACTGTTGAGCGTGGCCTGGAAGCCGGCACCCATCGCCAGCATCGCCACCAGTACGCCGACCACGCCAGCGATGCCGACCACGATCACCGACGAGGCGCCCCAGCGCTGCGGCAGGCTGGCGATGCCGATGCGGGTGGCCGCCAGCGCAAGCCGTCCACTGCGGCCCAGCAGCAGCCACAGCGCCAGCAGCACGGTGACGGCCAGCACCCCCCACCAGGGCAGCCAGACCCAGAACGCCAGGCCGACCGCGAGCGCGAACAGCATCGCGGCATTGAGCAGCCACTTCTTCAGGGTGTTCTTCATGGTCATGTCCTCAGCGTCCGGCCAGCGCGTCGACGATCTTCAGCCGCTTGGCGCGCAGCGCCGGCAGCAGTCCGACCACGATGCCGATCACGATGATCAGGGCGATGCCCACCAGCCACGTGGCGGTGGGTACATGCGGCGGCAACAGGCCGCGCGTCTGTGGCGCCAGTACCGGCAGGATGAGCGCCGCCAGGCCCATGCCGATCGCGCCGCCCAGGCCGACCAGCAGGATGGCTTCCACCATCACCAGGGTCAGTACGGTGCGGTCCTGGAAGCCCAGTGTCTTCAGCGTGGCCAGCTCGGGTATGCGTTCGCGCACGGCCTGCGCCATGGTGTTGCCGGTCAGCAGCAGCAGGGTGAAGAACACCGCGCCCATGATCGACGTCACGATCATGCCGAT from Stenotrophomonas sp. 169 includes the following:
- a CDS encoding ABC transporter permease, translated to MKNTLKKWLLNAAMLFALAVGLAFWVWLPWWGVLAVTVLLALWLLLGRSGRLALAATRIGIASLPQRWGASSVIVVGIAGVVGVLVAMLAMGAGFQATLNSTGDDTTAIVLRGGSQAETNSVITRTQVPLLSTLPGVARDDKGRALLSPELSQVVNLVSKSDGTDVNAQFRGVGDMAWAVHDKVRIIEGRKFASGKREMVVGQGAKTQFRDMDVGSTLNLGNQTWTVVGVFASGDAHDSELWTDVDTLATTYQRSALQSVTVRTDGKPGFEQFKAAVAGDPRLKLDVETTRVYYSKQGGGLTTLINILGKVIGTIMAIGAVFGALNTMYAAVATRAREIATMRAIGFRGLPVVTAVMLETMLLALLGGLLGCAVAWLLFNGYSVSTIGSNFSAVVFKFHVSPELLWSGLKWALGIGLVGGLFPALRAARLPITTALREV